In a single window of the Anabas testudineus chromosome 19, fAnaTes1.2, whole genome shotgun sequence genome:
- the maz gene encoding myc-associated zinc finger protein yields MDAAWSNFLFQNTPTQNQVEGSLQSELMTVNTSSPQTPPTEHIAQPPSTVDTAALSEEPMPVKPVSRPTRVPHICAICNKQFKNNYNLRRHQSVHTGVRMKDRAREQAEGAKEGAAGQVAVAAPSVMTVGAGGRAERTTVPFSLLHLSVPPPLAPPGVLAGVQQPPLGSQDGEGVAMPNVMASVNPHAPPPAAVVMTTGATVQRPTNPNPNPVRKNHACETCGKAFRDVYHLNRHRLSHSDEKPFSCPICQQRFKRKDRMSHHVRSHQGGVEKPYVCPHCGKAFSRPDHLNSHVRQVHSSERPFKCPTCESSFATKDRLRAHMIRHEEKVPCHICGKLLSAAYITDHMRVHNQSQHHACHLCNRSFTTLTYLRVHAQKHHGQEWKDSPGGFGGTASGGVLVCHLCGVHCKTPTQLQGHMGTHTNSQGAPSPVTSNVAASSSVSLSNMVTAPTVYVTGNTVVDLLVTDCSSIAAPQTHS; encoded by the exons ATGGACGCTGCTTGGAGCAATTTTCTCTTCCAG AATACTCCCACCCAAAACCAAGTGGAGGGGAGCCTCCAATCAGAGCTCATGACAGTGAATACGAGTTCTCCCCAAACCCCACCCACAGAGCACATAGCACAGCCTCCTTCGACTGTGGACACTGCTGCTCTCAGTGAGGAACCCATGCCTG TGAAGCCAGTCTCTCGACCGACCCGCGTGCCCCACATCTGTGCCATCTGCAACAAGCAGTTCAAGAACAACTACAACCTGCGTCGGCACCAGTCGGTCCACACTGGGGTACGCATGAAGGACAGGGCCAGAGAGCAGGCGGAGGGGGCAAAGGAGGGAGCAGCCGGCCAGGTGGCGGTGGCGGCCCCGTCGGTGATGACGGTGGGGGCTGGAGGGAGGGCGGAGAGGACAACTGTTCCCTTCTCCCTGCTACACCTCTCCGTGCCACCCCCTCTCGCCCCTCCCGGCGTGCTGGCGGGTGTCCAGCAGCCTCCCCTGGGTAGTCAGGATGGTGAAGGGGTTGCCATGCCAAACGTAATGGCTAGTGTTAACCCCCATGCTCCGCCTCCTGCTGCTGTCGTCATGACCACAGGGGCGACAGTACAG CGGCCCACAAATCCCAACCCAAATCCAGTAAGGAAGAACCACGCCTGCGAGACGTGCGGGAAGGCTTTCCGCGATGTCTACCATCTCAACCGCCACCGCCTGTCCCACTCGGATGAGAAGCCGTTCTCCTGTCCCATCTGTCAGCAGCGTTTCAAGAGGAAGGACCGCATGAGCCACCACGTGCGCTCCCACCAAGGTGGTGTGGAAAAACCCTACGTCTGCCCCCACTGTGGCAAGGCGTTCTCCAG GCCCGACCATCTCAACAGTCACGTCAGACAGGTGCACTCCTCGGAGCGACCCTTCAAATGCCCT ACCTGTGAGTCCAGCTTTGCCACGAAAGACCGTTTGCGTGCACATATGATTCGCCATGAAGAGAAGGTCCCCTGCCATATCTGTGGAAAGCTCCTGTCTGCTGCATATATTACAGATCATATGAGGGTGCACAACCAGTCGCAGCACCATGCCTGCCATCTCTGTAACCGCA GCTTCACCACACTGACATACCTTCGTGTTCATGCCCAGAAGCATCACGGCCAGGAGTGGAAGGACAGTCCAGGGGGCTTTGGAGGCACAGCCTCTGGTGGTGTACTTGTCTGTCATTTGTGCGGTGTGCACTGCAAGACGCCCACCCAGCTCCAGGGACACATGGGCACCCATACCAACAGCCAAGGTGCCCCGAGCCCTGTCACCTCTAATGTGGCTGCCAGCAGTTCTGTCTCCCTTAGCAACATGGTGACAGCGCCCACTGTGTATGTCACTGGTAACACGGTGGTAGACCTGCTTGTTACAGACTGCTCTAGCATTGcagcaccacagacacacagttag
- the tlcd3bb gene encoding ceramide synthase yields the protein MLAILAAGSVFFPGLFLLSKQCLKSIPALRWSEGDAVIVSARLVSSVQAVMASSAGYIISSSCKDIIEDQHWLTSTYILFAVPYFVYDIYAMFMCYWYKLRVKGHEEASAAPQHMSSALTSYLRREFLMVLHHVVMVTVCFPVSVFWRQGKGDYFQGIMFMAELSTPSVCLGKILIQYKQQHTLLHKVNGALMLITFFICRVLLFPYLYYVYGRYASIPFHMVPFSVPWHCNFGAALLMAPQLYWFSLICRGALRLFMGTSRSQRPRPTTAAPKEPQTDGNTLPQPANGYSTRSTESELATH from the exons ATGCTGGCCATCCTAGCTGCTGGGTCTGTGTTCTTTCCAGGCCTTTTCCTACTGTCCAAGCAATGCCTGAAGTCCATCCCAGCTCTAAGGTGGAGCGAAGGAGATGCAGTCATTGTGTCTGCCAG GTTGGTGTCATCAGTTCAGGCTGTCATGGCTTCTTCCGCTGGATACATAATTTCTTCATCGTGCAAGGACATTATCGAGGACCA GCATTGGCTGACTAGCACTTACATCCTGTTTGCTGTTCCATACTTTGTCTATGACATCTACGCAATGTTCATGTGCTACTGGTACAAACTGCGGGTCAAAGGACACGAGGAGGCCTCAGCAGCACCCCAGCACATGAGCTCAGCACTGACAAGCTACCTGCGTCGCGAGTTCCTCATGGTGCTGCACCATGTTGTCATGGTCACCGTCTGCTTCCCCGTCTCTGTG tTTTGGCGACAAGGAAAGGGAGATTATTTCCAAGGTATAATGTTCATGGCTGAGCTCAGCACTCCGTCTGTCTGCTTAGGAAAAATACTCATCCAG tacaaacagcaacacactcTCCTGCACAAAGTGAATGGGGCTCTTATGCTGATCACTTTTTTCATCTGTCGAGTCCTCCTCTTCCCTTACCTCTACTACGTCTATGGAAG GTACGCATCCATTCCCTTCCATATGGTCCCCTTCTCTGTGCCCTGGCACTGTAATTTCGGTGCTGCTCTGCTCATGGCGCCCCAGCTCTATTGGTTCTCCCTAATTTGCAGGGGTGCCCTGCGGTTATTTATGGGTACCTCCCGTTCACAGCGACCACGCCCAACCACGGCCGCACCAAAGGAGCCCCAGACGGATGGCAACACCCTGCCCCAGCCTGCCAATGGCTACAGCACACGCTCCACAGAGTCTGAGCTGGCCACTCACTGA
- the pagr1 gene encoding PAXIP1-associated glutamate-rich protein 1, with amino-acid sequence MQAEATDSSLSEGIEALGVKDAENPAVSKEEEDSTEHQDTEMTATPEEEDATAKDDKDGDADAAEEEAHKDEAQADTGVDAEEGKQVEEVDSEWEIAYSDEEMEDPKNWMPPPAEIKRLYELLAKGEMLELNFVPLPRRPPTPERTPSPERDDEEEAAKEREREERERKPPTPTEFDFDEEQMQTTPKNAFINRRRTPGSSARSSVKREARLDKVLSDMKRHRKIEEHIMRTGRDLFKNDKKLEEALSPNSQKEREKERERDSNPNTIFSPRQRRY; translated from the exons ATGCAAGCTGAGGCCACGGACTCTTCACTGAGTGAGGGCATAGAGGCTCTGGGTGTGAAGGACGCAGAAAACCCTGCAGTGagcaaagaggaagaggacagcaCAGAGCACCAGGACACGGAGATGACAGCTAccccagaggaggaggacgcTACAGCCAAGGATGACAAAG ATGGAGATGCTGATGCGGCAGAAGAAGAGGCACATAAAGATGAAGCCCAGGCAGACACAGGAGTGGATGCTGAGGAGGGAAAGCAGGTTGAAGAAGTGGACAGTGAGTGGGAGATCGCGTACAGTGACGAAGAAATGGAGGACCCCAAAAATTGGATGCCTCCTCCTGCTGAGATTAAAAGACTCTATGAGCTCCTTGCTAAAGGGGAGATGCTGGAATTGAACTTTGTGCCGCTTCCTAGAAGGCCCCCTACACCTGAGCGTACACCCTCACCTGAAAGAGACGATGAGGAAGAGGCAGCAaaggaaagggagagggaggaaagagaacGCAA GCCTCCAACACCAACAGAGTTTGACTTTGACGAGGAACAAATGCAGACGACTCCCAAAAATGCTTTCATCAACAGACGCAGAACACCAG GATCTTCAGCCCGCTCGTCTGTGAAAAGGGAAGCCCGACTTGACAAAGTACTTTCAGACATGAAACGGCATCGCAAAATTGAAGAACACATTATGCGTACGGGGCGAGATCTCTTTAAGAATGACAAGAAGCTGGAGGAGGCCCTGTCTCCTAACAGCCAGAAAGAAcgggaaaaggagagagaacgCGACAGTAACCCCAACACTATCTTCTCCCCAAGACAGAGGAGATACTAA